A genomic stretch from Clavelina lepadiformis chromosome 5, kaClaLepa1.1, whole genome shotgun sequence includes:
- the LOC143459152 gene encoding uncharacterized protein LOC143459152 isoform X3, producing MISQIWQKQEPKLQQRKEIFPAPPEFNELLGLDLSHLTSEERAAILQVAARAKEVEQTEAQKVKNIQKQVQSFSANNVAAGSDQARCSDNRSKISEIASHNLLNTDKKGSIQRPTGPNLSKVELKMKKSLDKDEIRNLTKQATKHKSNSSENTKSIHKDLKCSLCSTLLSKSKNNSRQRNNARRNLKTETQVLPEALICASCSSITCKGCSSSSVLANKGEILCKLCMKHRELAARSNVWLKHSTKSNLQRSASFDLANTASSGSKPECRGNKLTRSFFRRRSYSAGPTKSKPDNSRSPSGFCRRRMSVSEALIRQLSLDKTVQNELRKMAEKEEKRVRESAEKDKVECKKSLEDQDGKTEDTIANEATSASPDKRSIKLCGLSKPFQLSSHNEPQAQNQAIHETKTSIFRSPAPYLSELKQTFAQKDVLSTSKKLTNSSASPSGLKEMEPLCIQPTASSSVENYTADDEKPLTSSKVTIDGARQKFDKTAFSKRSTSSSKKEEKFVTPRDQSIKPLLSTVSSVVLPGANIANTYPDCKEDDWRIPESLSSITPVNQYQEMHLDKKPELKSSKERHCLPPVEEEKVESAPSIVSSCGESADLAEWSVDELDDGDTFFLVTSSRTERHSSFPPGITTPGTLRSAYSQKDVPPLATTTSPITLFHKVSDGCSVIDDEKDTEGDFDAIFANFEEEEKKYYNKGLKRTSPFCDLYAVAESSSNGHSDEENKFIHADAEKINNTKDESIKKDEAAPAEGATFSNHLHGELNPSAANTTEINTPKTATYKNLNEEAKTMLPGESFFKTTNCDIDFSDNETSDIDHGKSTARKLEGLFFPKTVDSVKKIEDHDTHKKMKPVPAKRLSKSTTIPPIIKITGVNETTRLVEKKFSSESFSSTAKPPEITKSINNKAAPAILTSPVEESLSVKNKATQIEENMAHKPLTFQRSQYVDRSLSKPSSSGPSTNTKLPVFSVVSSSDNTSFVKVPQDTRENKWKEDCFSDEAKGQVYTVFSASSFSNDSESDTTTSDLDEEERSILEDATSLVPIYPEEMEEYGNDVTDKNSTISTKSIFFRRTTSTDNFEELLKKTSDTPRPQRFRSSSSQFIEKRNSTLNLDSQKEKDKKSCVRSLSLSPPKEGNESANSRRKSDPFLAEFNKIDRDLAQTENASSEGNNHPNAKKDTQISLTAATLDRSLSTSTSICGMSSSLPLRNLSRCVSCGALSNNDDTQHRVNVVINTTEPAAVKVTPPSTLDYSTQSAVKSVNSSTQVSPKQETAQSVASFDLCQLTALIQALKETSEVLLPDRKSTPEREKKSQPSLQSDNEEQQVTSRTVREPHSGYDWLTNHLPQITDASTETSLTGEAVILPQDKVIRCRRYTSHHATSSPVRKQNKVDVAVGTETEDMFPRSSNVSQVTYDSRSHVGNREIEFYPHVYRGFEHTNRSSSYPVSFSQPHILPPLYGYTIQDYPTHFKAAKEDVYAQGNLWPEHRFASVPSRYRWTENQTSSHYPRHQQNLHVGSSNYYDTYGPLHREFHPHCPEQYHVKQSYRPEYKRTINPEMNVRYHSYDQTACDDALNYTNGDIQPVGIDNQVTHDQIQELETLRQSGQGGLVQHSNDNFNLKRSVSVPTVSKTDIETKKTLSGNNVDRPMEAMEEAQLDDCPDSTFGYSHSVKRHHPATGSSQVETSHQTVGDRTQSFTGSSTGISSSNGANVLSSNNPPTGKNSGPAIQHDSNKYESCRSNSYASHLQHSSVQGSLAVVQNDMSGSVSNDGLQYDRYSSQRYLPQPPDKDMFEWRYNSNKRCPSLSSTFSTLARSTFSGSSLQQTMEHLNHEERELDLKLRYLELGRLGKTSSLSCLAGKSATYSETSSGQIKHDSGRDASDSSRYYSTSAKGNVENKDLKTEICDKRNMLSHGTTRNTTTDICSNVNSGAQSIKGNFVIADPAERNWSKAKQSAVKDSDKIEHTFLDDDLGTTQVYERPPRKIRMNLQKECEDHLDDVFNQHQHSHQYNLKENRKKDSLCQGCGDSGHFHRRSHFEGNSASHVPANDMHHRNPKCSIYNNHKDHHNRQLSQNRAPSHQPRHGPANVTNKNRKNNSSYSSSASSSSSKSKNNHASLHHVKSHCVNYLLQNPEDFCSPWNNMINDIAFYSYKDHGKKSYFKAKDPYLDEYSDKEVWSYQRHAYRESEDSIIAELYHEIQTNNEREKKLREGKRRTTKRCFNAKKEDNEKNEYIRTKPSSEAIQSFKELLDSEQFKVDPEDIIKNKHYNRRNVDLQECLPAPDDSDCDEEDVRVVVSDTEVYSLRREVSDWFDKPSAEIHEDV from the exons ATGATATCTCAAATATGGCAAAAGCAAGAGCCCAAGCTGCAACAGAGAAAAGAGATTTTTCCAGCTCCTCCAGAGTTTAATGAATTGCTTGGACTCGATCTGAGCCATTTAACTTCGGAAGAGCGAGCAGCAATTCTTCAAGTGGCTGCAAGAGCCAAAGAAGTGGAACAAACAgaagcacaaaaagtgaa AAATATACAGAAGCAGGTGCAGTCGTTTTCTGCTAACAATGTCGCGGCAGGCAGTGATCAAGCCAGATGTAGTGATAACAGAAGCAAAATATCTGAAATAGCTTCGCACAATCTTTTAAATACTGACAAGAAAGGTTCGATCCAACGGCCCACTG GTCCCAATCTTTCGAAAGTCGAGttgaagatgaaaaaatcTTTAGACAAAGATGAGATAAGAAATTTGACTAAGCAAGCGACAAAACATAAATCAAATTCGTCTGAAAACACCAAGTCAATACATAAGGATTTGAAATGTTCTCTATGCTCAACACTTCTGTCGAAATCGAAAAACAACAGCAGACAACGCAATAACGCCCggagaaatttaaaaactgaaaCCCAAGTACTTCCAGAAGCGTTGATTTGTGCCTCTTGCTCTTCCATAACCTGCAAAGGATGCTCATCATCTTCAGTATTAGCAAAC AAAGGAGAAATCCTGTGCAAGTTATGTATGAAACACAGGGAACTGGCGGCAAGATCAAATGTTTGGCTGAAGCATTCAACAAAAAGCAACCTGCAGCGAAGCGCCAGTTTCGATCTAGCC AACACTGCTAGCAGCGGTAGTAAGCCAGAGTGTCGAGGAAATAAACTAACAAGAAGCTTTTTCCGAAGAAGATCATATTCTGCCGGCCCAACAAAATCTAAACCTG ACAATTCAAGGTCTCCATCCGGGTTTTGCAGAAGAAGGATGAGCGTCTCAGAAGCCCTGATTCGGCAGTTATCCCTGGATAAGACTGTTCAGAATGAACTTCGAAAAATGgcagaaaaagaagaaaaacgtGTTCGTGAATCCGCAGAAAAAGACAAGGTAGAATGTAAGAAAAGTTTGGAAGATCAAGATGGTAAAACTGAAGACACAATCGCAAACGAAGCAACATCGGCGTCTCCTGACAAAAGATCGATTAAACTTTGCGGTCTCAGTAAACCGTTTCAGCTTTCAAGTCACAATGAGCCTCAGGCTCAAAACCAGGCAATTCATGAAACCAAAACTTCGATATTTCGATCACCAGCACCTTATCTGTCTGAGCTGAAACAAACGTTTGCACAAAAAGACGTTCTCAGTACatcaaaaaaattgaccaattCCAGCGCCAGCCCAAGTGGCTTAAAAGAAATGGAACCTTTGTGCATCCAGCCAACGGCAAGTTCATCTGTTGAAAATTACACTGCTGATGACGAAAAACCACTAACCTCTTCCAAAGTTACTATTGATGGTGCAAGACAAAAGTTTGataaaactgcattttctaAACGATCAACATCTTCCAgcaaaaaagaagaaaaattcGTTACACCCCGGGATCAAAGTATTAAGCCGTTGTTATCTACCGTTTCTTCAGTAGTTTTACCCGGGGCTAACATTGCTAATACCTATCCAGATTGCAAGGAAGACGACTGGAGAATACCAGAATCACTGTCGTCAATTACTCCAGTTAACCAA TATCAAGAAATGCACTTAGACAAGAAACCGGAATTAAAATCGTCAAAAG AGCGGCATTGTCTTCCGCCTGTAGAAGAGGAGAAAGTGGAAAGTGCTCCGTCAATTGTTAGTAGTTGCGGCGAGAGCGCAGATCTTGCCGAATGGAGCGTTGATGAGCTAGATGATGGAGATACGTTTTTCTTGGTCACTTCATCTCGGACCGAGCGACACAGCAGCTTTCCGCCAG gTATCACCACGCCCGGTACCTTACGCTCGGCTTACTCACAAAAAGATGTCCCACCTTTAGCTACAACGACGTCACCCATCACTTTGTTTCATAAGGTTTCGGATGGCTGTAGCGTCATCGATGACGAAAAGGACACAGAAGGAGATTTTGACGCAATCTTTGCTAACtttgaagaagaagaaaagaaatatTATAACAAGG GTTTAAAACGAACAAGTCCCTTCTGCGACTTGTATGCGGTGGCGGAAAGCTCCAGTAATGGGCATAGTgatgaagaaaataaattcatCCACGCTGATGCtgagaaaataaataatacaa AAGATGAGAGTATAAAGAAGGATGAAGCAGCGCCAGCAGAAGGAGcaactttttcaaatcatttacaCGGTGAATTAAATCCCAGCGCTGCAAATACAACTGAAATCAACACACCCAAAACTGCAACgtataaaaacttaaatgaaGAAGCGAAAACCATGCTCCCTGGCGAATCCTTCTTTAAAACGACAAACTGTGACATTGACTTTAGTGACAACGAAACGTCTGATATAGACCATGGCAAAAGTACAGCCAGGAAGTTAGAGGGTCTATTTTTCCCTAAAACGGTAGATAGCGTGAAGAAGATTGAAGATCATGACACGCACAAGAAAATGAAACCTGTTCCTGCGAAGAGATTGTCAAAGTCGACCACGATTCCTCctattattaaaataactgGTGTCAATGAAACTACGCGGTTAgtggaaaaaaaattttcatccGAAAGTTTCTCTTCTACAGCAAAGCCACCTGAAATAACTAAATCTATTAACAATAAAGCTGCGCCTGCTATATTGACTTCGCCTGTGGAAGAATCTCTTTCAGTAAAGAATAAGGCTACACAAATAGAAGAGAACATGGCCCACAAGCCGTTAACGTTTCAAAGAAGTCAATATGTAGATCGCTCTTTATCAAAACCTTCATCATCAGGCCCTTCCACAAATACCAAATTGCCAGTATTTTCTGTCGTATCTTCCAGTGATAATACCAGTTTTGTTAAAGTGCCACAAGACACAAGAGAAAATAAATGGAAAGAAGATTGTTTTTCCGACGAGGCGAAAGGCCAAGTTTACACTGTGTTCAGTGCAAGCTCTTTCAGTAACGACAGTGAAAGTGACACTACCACCAGTGATTTGGATGAAGAGGAGAGAAGCATCCTGGAAGATGCAACTAGTTTGGTTCCAATTTATCCGGAAGAAATGGAAGAATACGGTAATGATGTCACTGACAAAAACTCCACAATTTCGACcaaaagtatattttttcgTCGCACCACATCTACGGACAACTTCGAAGAACTGTTAAAGAAAACGAGTGATACACCTCGTCCTCAACGATTCCGGTCGTCATcatcacaatttattgaaaagagAAACTCCACCTTAAATCTTGATtcgcaaaaagaaaaagataaaaagtcTTGCGTTCGATCACTATCATTATCTCCACCTAAGGAAGGGAACGAATCAGCAAACTCAAGAAGAAAATCAGATCCTTTTCTAGCTGAATTCAACAAAATCGACCGTGATTTAGCTCAAACGGAAAATGCGTCAAGCGAAGGTAACAACCATCCCAACGCCAAAAAAGATACACAGATATCACTGACAGCCGCTACCTTGGACAGAAGTCTGAGTACTTCAACTTCAATTTGTGGAATGTCGTCTAGCTTGCCACTGAGAAATCTGTCACGCTGTGTTTCGTGTGGAGCTCTTTCAAATAACGATGACACTCAGCATCGCGTTAACGTTGTCATCAACACCACTGAACCAGCAGCCGTCAAAGTAACACCGCCTTCTACTCTTGATTATAGCACACAGAGCGCAGTAAAGTCAGTCAACTCTTCTACACAGGTTTCCCCCAAACAAGAAACAGCACAAAGTGTTGCTTCTTTTGACCTGTGCCAACTAACTGCTCTTATACAGGCTTTAAAAGAAACTAGTGAAGTGTTGTTGCCTGATAGAAAGTCAACTCCCGAAAGAGAAAAAAAGAGTCAACCAAGCTTGCAGTCAGATAATGAAGAACAGCAAGTGACATCACGAACTGTAAGAGAGCCGCATTCTGGTTACGACTGGCTGACAAATCATCTACCTCAAATAACTGACGCTTCCACTGAAACAAGCTTGACCGGAGAAGCAGTGATTTTGCCGCAAGATAAAGTTATACGTTGCCGCCGATACACAAGTCATCATGCCACCTCTTCTCCTGTacgcaaacaaaacaaagtggaTGTTGCAGTTGGCACTGAAACTGAAGATATGTTTCCTCGTTCATCCAATGTAAGCCAAGTTACATACGATTCGAGAAGCCACGTCGGCAATCGAGAAATTGAATTTTATCCTCACGTTTATCGTGGTTTTGAACACACTAATAGGTCGTCCTCCTACCCTGTCAGTTTTTCCCAACCTCACATTCTGCCACCATTGTACGGTTACACGATACAAGATTATCCTACCCACTTTAAAGCAGCTAAAGAAGATGTGTACGCACAGGGAAATTTGTGGCCAGAACACCGTTTTGCAAGTGTACCAAGTAGGTATAGGTGGACTGAAAACCAAACATCCTCGCACTACCCTCGACACCAGCAGAATTTACACGTTGGTAGTTCCAATTACTATGACACATATGGACCCTTGCATCGGGAATTTCATCCCCATTGTCCAGAGCAGTATCACGTAAAACAAAGTTATCGACCTGAATATAAACGAACCATTAATCCGGAGATGAATGTGCGCTATCATTCTTATGACCAAACAGCTTGTGATGATGCACTTAATTACACAAATGGAGACATTCAACCTGTTGGTATCGATAATCAGGTCACCCACGACCAGATACAAGAACTGGAAACACTGCGTCAAAGCGGCCAGG GCGGGTTGGTTCAACATTCAAACGATAATTTTAACTTGAAGAGATCAGTATCTGTTCCCACTGTTTCGAAAACTGATATAGAAACTAAAAAAACGCTTTCTGGTAATAATGTTGACCGCCCAATGGAAGCAATGGAAGAAGCCCAGTTAGATGACTGTCCTGATTCGACATTTGGTTACAGCCACTCCGTAAAACGCCATCATCCAGCAACCGGATCTTCTCAAGTTGAAACTTCCCACCAGACAGTTGGAGACAGAACTCAAAGCTTTACAGGGTCATCTACCGGCATATCATCTTCAAACGGAGCAAATGTTCTTTCGTCCAACAATCCACCCACAGGCAAAAATAGCGGTCCCGCCATTCAACACGATTCAAATAAATACGAAAGCTGCCGCTCAAATTCTTATGCAAGCCATCTGCAACACAGCTCAGTGCAAGGAAGCTTGGCGGTCGTTCAAAATGACATGAGTGGTTCTGTGTCAAATGACGGCTTACAATATGACCGATATTCATCACAACGTTACCTTCCACAACCTCCAGACAAAGATATGTTCGAGTGGAGATATAATAGCAATAAACGTTGTCCTTCTTTGTCATCAACGTTTTCAACGCTCGCTCGCTCAACGTTTTCAG GCAGCAGTTTACAACAAACTATGGAGCACTTAAACCATGAAGAGCGTGAATTGGACCTAAAATTGCGG TATTTAGAACTTGGTCGTCTGGGCAAGACGTCATCTCTTTCGTGTTTAGCTGGAAAATCAGCGACATACTCTGAAACATCTTCAGGACAGATTAAGCATGACAGCGGACG TGACGCATCAGATTCATCAAGGTATTATTCTACAAGCGCAAAAGGCAATGTGGAAAATAAAGATTTGAAAACTGAAATCTGTGATAAAAGAAATATGTTGAGCCATGGAACGACAAGAAATACTACTACTGACATATGCAGTAACGTAAACTCTGGAGCACAAAGCATTAAAGGAAACTTCGTCATTGCAGATCCTGCGGAACGTAATTGGTCCAAGGCCAAGCAATCCGCAGTCAAAGACAGCGATAAAATCGAACACACATTTTTAGACGATGACCTTGGAACAACTCAAGTTTACGAACGTCCGCCACGTAAAATTCGGATGAATTTGCAGAAAGAATGCGAGGATCATCTGGACGATGTCTTCAATCAACATCAACACAGCCACCAATACAATTTAAAGGAGAACAGGAAGAAGGATTCTCTTTGTCAAGGATGCGGCGATTCCGGTCATTTTCACAGAAGATCGCACTTTGAAGGAAATTCGGCTTCTCATGTCCCAGCTAATGACATGCACCACCGAAATCCAAAATGTTCGATTTATAATAATCACAAGGATCATCACAACCGCCAACTATCCCAAAACCGCGCCCCCTCCCACCAACCGCGACACGGGCCCGCAAATGTCACAAACAAAAATCGGAAGAATAACTCTTCCTACTCCTCCTCggcctcctcctcctcctctaaGTCTAAAAATAACCACGCTTCTCTGCATCATGTTAAGTCACATTGCGTAAATTACTTGCTGCAAAATCCGGAGGACTTCTGTAGTCCGTGGAATAACATGATCAATGATATCGCATTCTATTCTTACAAAGATCACGGCAAGAAAAgctattttaaagcaaagGATCCATATCTGGACGAGTATTCCGATAAAGAAGTTTGGTCTTATCAGCGGCATGCATACAGAGAGAGCGAAGACTCGATCATAGCTGAACTTTACCATGAAATACAAACGAATAATGAGA GAGAGAAAAAACTGAGAGAAGGAAAGCGTCGGACCACCAAGCGATGTTTTAATGCTAAAAAAGAAGACAACGAGAAAAATGAATACATCCGGACCAAGCCGTCCAGTGAAGCGATACAATCGTTTAAGGAACTATTGGACAGCGAACAATTTAAAGTTGATCCGGAAGAcattatcaaaaataaacattataatCGTAGAAATGTGGATTTACAGGAGTGTCTACCAGCTCCAGACGACTCAGATTGTGATGAAGAAGATGTAAGAGTCGTAGTTTCAGACACTGAAG TTTACAGCTTGCGAAGAGAAGTAAGCGACTGGTTCGACAAACCTTCTGCTGAAATTCATGAAGATGTATAA